From the Oceanobacillus kimchii X50 genome, the window TCATTTAATCAAGCAATTATGGATTTAGGTGCAATGATCTGTACACCAAAAAAACCAACATGTATGTTTTGTCCAGTAATGGAACACTGTCAGGCTTTTCAACATGGGATCCAAGAACAGTTACCAATTAAGAAAAAAGCAAAAAAGCAAAAAATCAAACAGTATATTGTCTTGCTCATTAAAAATGACCAAGGAGAATATATAATTGAAAAACGTAGTGAACAAGGGTTATTAGCAAACTTATGGCAGTTTCCAATGGTTCCTCTAGAGGAGGTAGGTTTAAACCAAATTGAACAATGGATGTATGATAAATATGGAATTGAATTACAAATAGAATCAGATTGTGGAAATTTAAAACATACATTCAGTCATATTATATGGAAAATGGATATAAAGAAAGCTAATACTTCTCAAAAATCTTTAAATAAAGATTCATTAACATTCATTTCTAAAGAAGGAATTGTAAATTACCCTTTCCCTGTGTCACATCAAAAAATGATGCAATTTTTATAAGGAAAAATCAGGATTAATCCAAATGGACGTCCTGATTTTTTTCTATGCGTTGGAACATTTCTTTATTTATCTCATGAAGAATGGAAAGTCCTTCAGAATTAATATAAGGAAGAATTTGTGATAAAGCATGCTGGAAATAATAAAGCTCCCCATCCTCCCAGTCTGTTTTACTCATCATGGATAGTTCAGAAAAGTCTCTTTCAAGCTTTATTGGTATCTCCTCCCTAGGAATGTTTACATTTATATTTTGTGCACTTATGAAGTACACATCCTTTCCATTTTTTGCAGTGAAAAAAAGATGGATAAGAAATGAGTTACTGGATAAATTAATTATTGCGGAGGTGATATTGATGGCTAAAAAGCAAAATCAACAAAATCAAACTACTGCAGCAGGTACAAATGCACAGCATGTTAAACAACAAAACAAACAAGCTGCTCAAGGTCAAGGACAATATGGTACTGAGTTTGCTTCTGAAACAGATGCACAACAAGTGAAACAACAAAATCAAAAATCTCAACAAAACAAAAAATAACATCTGTTTCTATTAAATGAAAGAGTTCCCTTTTGATGTAAAGGGAACTCTTTTTATATTGCTCTTTTTATGATCTTCTTTCGCATACATAAGTCAGTTCTTGTTCGTTTAGCTTTATATTTCTATATAGAACAATTATAATAGTAGTAATAATTTTGATTGAGCGGGTGAAAAAGAAAAGGAGAGGAGTGCAATGGTTTCTCCGAATGCAGGGTCTAAGGTTTCTATCCAAAGCTATAAACATAATGGACAACTTCATCGTACGTGGGAGAATAGTGTAATTTTAAAGGGTACAGAAAGTGTAGTTATTGGAGCGAATGATCGAACAAGAGTAATTGAAAGTGATGGTCGTTCCTGGATTACCAGAGAGCCAGCCATATGTTATTTTCATTCTAAGTATTGGTTTAACATTATTGGAATGCTACGAAATGATGGAATTTACTACTACTGTAATATTAGCTCGCCGTTTGTTTATGATGGTGAGGCATTAAAATATATTGATTATGATTTAGATGTAAAAGTTTTTCCTGATATGACATTTCAATTATTAGACGAAGATGAATACGAAGAACATAGGAATTTGATGAATTACCCTCAAGTAATTGATCGTATTTTACATCAACAGTTAGAAATATTAATTCGATGGATAAGACAAGGGAAAGGACCATTTTCCCCCGACTTTGTCGATAATTGGTATGAAATGTACTTAACGTATCATTAATTGAAGCTATTTTATTGCAATAGCTATAAAGAAAGAGGTATCCTTGTTACCGTGAGTCGTAACAAGGTTTTTTAATGATAACTAATCACATCAATAGAGGAAGATGATGTTCATGAGCAGTATTAAACAGTATATGGAATTTGTAAAACCATATAAGTGGAAAATTGTATTGACATTAATTATTGGAGTCATGAAATTTGGGATACCATTATTAATGCCATTAATCTTGAAGTATGTAATTGATGATATTATATCTGTAGAAGGATTAACCCAATCTGAAAGAATTACGCAGTTATTTTGGGTGATGGGGATATCGTTTGTTGTTTTTCTAATTCTTCGTCCACCTATTGAATACGTAAGACAATACCTTGCTCAATGGGTAGGGAATAAAATTTTATTTGATATTCGTGATAAATTATTTGATCATTTACAAAAATTAAGCTTAAAATTCTATTCTCAGACAAAAACCGGAGAAATTATTTCCCGGGTAATACATGATGTCGAACAGACGAAGAATTTTGTGATTACTGGTTTAATGAATATATGGTTGGATTTGACAACTATTTTGATAGCAATTGTAATTATGCTAACAATGAATGTTCAACTAACCATTGTTTCCATTATTTTATTCCCGTTATTTGGTTTTGCAGTGAAGTACTTCTTTGGTCGATTACGTAAACTTACGCGAGAAAGGTCACAAGCACTGGCAGAAGTGCAAGGTCACCTACATGAGCGTGTACAGGGAGTACCAGTTACACGTAGTTTTGCGCTTGAAGATTATGAACAAGCGCAATTCGATAAAAGAAACAGTAACTTTCTTGATAAGGCATTACGACATACTGATTGGAATGCACGAACATTTGCTGTAACTAATACAATTACTGATTTAGCACCGTTGTTGGTTATTGCATTTGCTGGCTATCAAGTTATTACAGGTGTGGTTACATTAGGTACAATGGTTGCATTTGTAGGATATATGGAACGTGTATATAGCCCATTACGTCGCTTAATTAATTCTTCTACTACATTAGTGCAAGCTATAGCGTCGATTGATCGTGTTTTTGAGTTAATGAACGAGAAATATGATATATCTGATAAACAAGACGCTGTTGATCCTGGAAGGCTGAGTGGTGAGGTAGAATTTGAACGTGTTTCATTTCAATATGACGAAGAAGAATTACCAGTACTTAAAGACGTTACTCTCCATGTAGACAAAGGTGAAACCGTCGCTTTTGTAGGTATGAGTGGTGGAGGAAAGTCGACATTAATTAGTCTTATTCCTCGTTTTTATGATGTAACAGGTGGAAGTGTAAAAGTTGATGGGAAAGATATTCGTGATTATCAATCTAGATCGTTAAGAGATAATATTGGTATGGTATTACAAGATAATATACTTTTCTCTGAGTCGATTGAAATGAATATACGTATGGGTAATCCAGAAGCAACGGATGAAGAAGTGGTGCAAGCAGCAAAAGCCGCTAATGCTCATCAATTTATTGAATCCTTGCCTCAAGGTTATGCCACCATGGTAGGAGAACGGGGAGTAAAACTCTCTGGTGGACAAAAACAACGCATTGCTATTGCAAGAGTATTTTTAAAGAATCCACCAATTCTTATTTTTGATGAAGCAACTTCTGCGTTGGATCTTGAGAGCGAACATCTTATTCAAGAAACTATGGAGCGATTAGCATCAGACCGAACTACATTTATCGTTGCGCATCGACTAGCGACTATTACACATGCGAATAGAATTGTTGTTGTTGAAGACGGACAAATTATTGAATCTGGTTCACATGAAGAATTAATGAAATTACAAGGGCATTATTATGATTTATACCAGATTCAACACCTAGAAGAAGATAATTAAAACAAGAGATTGGGACAATAATATTTACACAAAAGATAAATCCGAATGAATAGGTTTTTTAAAACCCGCATCAGAAATATACTGCACTTATCTATCCTAAGGCGGCTGGTGAGCCCCCAGACGCTCCGCATTCAGGGTGGAACGCTTAGGCTTCTTTCCCATAGGGGTCTCCGTATATTTCTTATGCTAATTCAATCTATCATTCATCTTTTGAGCAAAAATTTTTGTTATATCCCAATCTCTTCTTTATCTATAAAATTAAACATTCTGATATAGAAAAGTGTACTGATGCAAGCACAAAGTAGAATGAATCCAAAAATAAACATTGGTGGAAATACACTTGATAATATGACCGTGAAGGGAGCGATGAACCTTCCAAAAGAATATTGTAAGTCAGAAGCTCCTATATACTGTCCTATTGCACTTTTAGGAGCGTAAGAAACGACAAAGTTTTGAACTACTGGTCCATGAATGATTTCACCAATAGTAAAAATTACTGTAAGTATAAACAACAGCCAAATGTTAGTAGAAAGTCCGACGCTAAACATCCCGATTCCAGATAAAGATGCAGCGAGTACAAGTGCATTTCGATCTGACCAACCATTTATCCTTTTTGTAATAGGAATCACTAATAAGACAAATAATAATCCGTTTAACCCAATCATCCAACCGAAAATTTGCTCGCTATTTAATGAAAATGACCAGTCGCCTATCGAAAAAAGTTGTTGTGCTGGGACATAGTTTTTTACATATAATGCAAGGTATAGATCTAATTGTATTATCGATATCGTGATAAACATTCCACCAACAATATAATAGAGGTAAACTTTATCTTTAAGAATGTGAAAATAGCTTTTCCATTGATCCTTTATAACTGAAAGAGCAGTTGTTTTTTTCTTTGAATTTTGAATAAGCATTGTTTCTCTCATAAGCAGAAGAATTATGCCAAAATAAAGAGAGGCAATAAATGTACATGACCATAATAATTCAGTTCTATATTGAAAAAATAATACCGCTCCAAGAAATGGACCAAAAATAGCCCCGATATTGTTAGCAGAAGCAAACGTAGCAAATACATTACGCCGCTCTTTCTCTGAGACTAAGTCAGCAACCATAGCACTGCTTGCTGGTCTGTAAAAAGCTTTTCCTAAGCTTATGCCGACAAATGCAATGTAGTCTATCCAAGGGGATACAGATAGTGCGAACAAAGCAAAAAACATTGCTTGCATAAACGAACCTAGTATCATAATATTCCGCCTTCCATATTCATCAGCAAAATAACCGCCAATCATTCCGCCAAATATGCTAATAATAGCTGGGGCAGTCATCATAAAACCTGCTTCAACCACACCTATTGATTCACTAAAGTAAATGGTTAAAAAAGGGAAATACATCCAAAACAGCATATTAAATAAGGTTTCACCTAACAATCTTATTTTTAAATTACGATCCCATGTTATCCATGACATTTAAATAGCTCCTAAAAATCAATTCCTGGCCAGGTAGTATATATTTTATATTTAATTTTCGGAAAATTATAGACTTATATTTAGCAATCAGTTATAATACTATTATAGAATTCGAAGCAGGAATGTCTTTATTTTATATGTTATATAAATAGAACGTTTGTTCCTGGTTGATGCATATGCAAATAAAAGCATATGTTTTTTTAAATGTAAAAAAGACCTACAACTGAGATTTTTCCAGATTGTAGGTCTTTGTTTTATTGGCTATAAAGTTTTAGCCATTTCTGCAAAGCTTCGCCCAACAGCATCAATAGTATTTTCAATGTCTGAATCTTTATGTTCTGTTGTTAAGAACCAAGCTTCATATTTAGAAGGTGCAAGATTAATTCCTTCTCGCAGCATTAGTTGGAAGAATTTTGCAAAGGCTTCTCCGTCTGAAGCATCTGCTTCTGCGTAATTCGTTATCTGATCCACTCCGAAGTATACCGTCAAAGCACCACAGAGTCGATTAACCGTAATATGAATACCATGCTCGCGAGCTTTTTCGTGAATACCTTCTTCTAGCCGTTTTCCGAGACGATCTAACTCTTCATAAACGCCTTCCTCTTTTAACACTTCTAAACATGCAATACCTGCAGCCATTGATGCCGGGTTACCTGACATCGTCCCAGCCTGATACGCAGGGCCTAGTGGTGCCACTTGTTCCATTATATCTTTTCTGCCTCCATAAGCACCAATAGGTAAACCACCACCAATTATTTTACCCATGGCAGTCATATCCGGTTCTACGCCATAAATTTGTTGAGCACTTCCATATGTGAATCGGAATGCAGTAATCACTTCATCGTATATTACTAATGCTCCTGCTCGGTGGGTTAATTCATTTACCTCTTGTAGAAAACCTTTAAAAGGTTCAACGATTCCAAAATTCCCAACTATTGGTTCTACAAGTACTGCGGCTACCTCATCTCCCCATTTATCTAATGCTAGTTTAAATGCTCCAATATCATTGAACGGAACAGTAATTACATCAGATGCGGTTGAAGTTGGAACTCCAGCTGAATCTGGAGTACCTAATGTAGAAGGTCCAGATCCTGCTTCTACTAAAACAGCATCAAAATGTCCGTGATAGCAACCAGCGAATTTAATTATTTTTGTACGCCCAGTATAAGCACGTGCTACACGAATCGTTGTCATTACAGCTTCAGTACCAGAATTATTAAATCGAACTTTTTCTAATGAAGGGATAGCGTCTTTTAACATTTGAGCAAATTCATTTTCTAAACGTGTTGGAGTACCATATAGAACACCTGTTGTTGCAGCATGGGCAATTGCTTTTGCAATATGCGGATGTGCATGACCAGTAATGATTGGGCCATAAGCCGCTAAATAATCAATATATTTATTATCATCCACATCCCAAAAGTATGCCCCTTGTCCTCGTTCCATATATACAGGCGAACCACCACCTACAGCTTTATATGCACGAGAAGGGGAGTTAACTCCTCCTACAATATGTTGAAGAGCCTCTTGATGTAGCTTTTCGGAATTTGTAAATTTCATCAGTTATTTTCCTCCTCTGTCTAACCAGTTACTAATATATCAAAAATCAATTAGAAATTCTTATAAAACGTACATTTTTAATTTTTGAACAAGCTCTTTGTTCTTTGGCATATATATAGAATAAGAGCCATTAAGAGGGGATTGTTCTTTATGATAATACCTTGGATCATGTTAATTATTATTGTGATTATAGGTGGGAAGTGTATATATGATTTTATCCAAACAAATAATATCAGCCAATTGTTGCGTATGAGAGAGGGACATTTTTCAATAGAGATCTTCATTGCTATGATTGTTGTATATATAACAATCATGATTGGATATGGGATGATATATTTTATACTATCTCTTGAAGGGATAGTACTTGTAGAACATGGAGAACTTAGACAAGTTAGTATTATTGGGTCATTAATACATTCTGTTTATTTTAGTGGGGTTACACTTTTAACGATAGGTTATGGAGACATTATTCCAATAGGAATTGGAAGATTAATTGCGGTGTCTCAAGCTTTAATTGGCTACATATTGCCAGCAGCGTTTGTATTAAAGGTTGTGCAAATTGGATCTAGGAGCAGGGATAAATGAATATCTGTATTTAATGTGATATATTGAAAGAAATGGTTATATGTTGGAGGGTTAACAATAATGTCTGTAGAAATAGGATCAAAAGTCAATGATTTTAGTTTACCAAATCAAAATGGTGAAAATATAAGTTTGTCTGATTATAAAGGGAAATATGTAGTCCTATATTTTTATCCCAAGGATATGACACCGGGGTGTACAACAGAAGCATGTGATTTTCGGGATAATCATGAAAGCTTTAAAGAGTTAGATGCAGTAATACTCGGAGTAAGTCCTGATCCAGAAGCTAGACATCAGAAGTTTATAGATAAACACGAATTACCATTTAATCTTCTTTCAGATGAAGACCATCAACTTGCAGAACAATTCGATGTCTGGAAGTTAAAGAAAAACTTTGGAAAAGAATATTATGGTATTGAACGATCTACATTTATTATTGATAAAGAAGGAAATTTAATAAAAGAATATAGAAAAGTAAGAGTGAAGGATCATGTTTCTAATGCTCTAGCATACATTAAAGCAATGAAAGAAGACGAATAGAGGTTAAATATGCGTATTTATACTAGGTCTGGAGATAAAGGGTTAACCTCATTAGTATATGGACAACGAGTTCCAAAAAATCATATGCGAGTAGAAGCATATGGGACATGTGATGAAGCAAACTCAGCAATTGGGTTGGCTGTTAGTGCGCTTGGTAATGAAGAGTGGGAAGGAAGACAAGACTTTCTCGATCAATTACATCGTGTACAAACGATTTTATTTCATGTTGGAGCAGAGCTTTCTACTCCAAAGGACAAAGAAGTGTACTGGAAATTAAAACAGTCGCATATAGTTGAAATGGAAAAACAAATAGATATTTGGGACGAGGAATTAGACCCATTAAATAATTTTATTTTACCATCTGGACACATAGCTTCGAGTGCTTTGCATAGTGCACGTACGATTGTTAGACGAGCAGAACGATTAGTAGTAGGTTTAGATGAAGAAATTGAAAATAAACTCGTACTCTCCTACTTAAATCGTTTATCTGATTTTCTTTTTGTGGCAGCACGTTATATCAATAAAAAGCTTGGTGAGCAAGAACTAGGTCTACATGTTGATTTAACTAGCATGTAGTATAGCCAAAGCGTATAGGTGGAATTACATTATCCAAAAGTGCTAGATCACGTTCAATTTCATGAAGTGTCAATTTATAATTGGTTTTGGTCGTTATACCATTGTTGACAGAAAACGGTTTATGAAGGTAAACTATTTATAAAGATTATAATATAATAATTTTATTAACTAAAAATATATACTGAAAGAGAGGTGTTTAACGGTGTCTGAACAACGTCTGCGTCAAGCAATCGATACATTGAAGGAATCAGGCGTCCGTATTACACCACAGAGACACGCAGTGCTCGAATTCCTTTTGAACGCTATGGTTCATCCAACTGCGGATGAGATTTATAAAGCATTAGAAGGTAAGTTTCCAAATATGAGTGTTGCAACCGTGTATAATAACTTACGTGTATTGAAAGATATCGGACTTGTACGTGAATTGACCTATGGTGATTCCTCTAGTCGATTTGACTGTAATACATCAGATCACTACCATATAATTTGTAATGATTGTGGAAAGATTGTTGATTTTCATTACCCTTTATTAAATGAGGTAGAATCTCTAGCAGAACAAGTAACTGGATTTGATGTTAGCCATCATCGCTTAGAAGTTTACGGTAAATGCGATGAATGCCAAGAAATAAATACTAAAAAGCACTAATGGTATTAAATTGTATTAAAATACCCCGTCAGGAGACGGGGTTTATTTTTATTAGGTAAGAAAGTAAATATTTGTGGCCCTCTTTTTTTCGTAGACAGAAATTGCCACGTCCAGCTCCAACACCCAGAAACTAGGTGACTTCACGAAACGCCCTACGATAAAGAAGACTGCCGAATGAACTTTATGAGGCTTAGTCGCACTTATACCTGGGTGAAAAGAAGACTGCCGAATGTACTTTATGAGGCTTAGCCGCACTTATACTTGAGTGAAAGTCATCATTGGCTCGTTCCTCACCGTGATTCCTTTATCTCGAAGGAAAGAGGAAGTTCTACCTTAGTTGAACCCCCCTAAAAAACAAGGGGGCGCACT encodes:
- a CDS encoding gamma-type small acid-soluble spore protein; protein product: MAKKQNQQNQTTAAGTNAQHVKQQNKQAAQGQGQYGTEFASETDAQQVKQQNQKSQQNKK
- a CDS encoding glutamate-1-semialdehyde 2,1-aminomutase, with protein sequence MKFTNSEKLHQEALQHIVGGVNSPSRAYKAVGGGSPVYMERGQGAYFWDVDDNKYIDYLAAYGPIITGHAHPHIAKAIAHAATTGVLYGTPTRLENEFAQMLKDAIPSLEKVRFNNSGTEAVMTTIRVARAYTGRTKIIKFAGCYHGHFDAVLVEAGSGPSTLGTPDSAGVPTSTASDVITVPFNDIGAFKLALDKWGDEVAAVLVEPIVGNFGIVEPFKGFLQEVNELTHRAGALVIYDEVITAFRFTYGSAQQIYGVEPDMTAMGKIIGGGLPIGAYGGRKDIMEQVAPLGPAYQAGTMSGNPASMAAGIACLEVLKEEGVYEELDRLGKRLEEGIHEKAREHGIHITVNRLCGALTVYFGVDQITNYAEADASDGEAFAKFFQLMLREGINLAPSKYEAWFLTTEHKDSDIENTIDAVGRSFAEMAKTL
- the perR gene encoding peroxide-responsive transcriptional repressor PerR, producing MSEQRLRQAIDTLKESGVRITPQRHAVLEFLLNAMVHPTADEIYKALEGKFPNMSVATVYNNLRVLKDIGLVRELTYGDSSSRFDCNTSDHYHIICNDCGKIVDFHYPLLNEVESLAEQVTGFDVSHHRLEVYGKCDECQEINTKKH
- a CDS encoding nucleoside tri-diphosphate phosphatase, giving the protein MVSPNAGSKVSIQSYKHNGQLHRTWENSVILKGTESVVIGANDRTRVIESDGRSWITREPAICYFHSKYWFNIIGMLRNDGIYYYCNISSPFVYDGEALKYIDYDLDVKVFPDMTFQLLDEDEYEEHRNLMNYPQVIDRILHQQLEILIRWIRQGKGPFSPDFVDNWYEMYLTYH
- a CDS encoding potassium channel family protein; its protein translation is MIIPWIMLIIIVIIGGKCIYDFIQTNNISQLLRMREGHFSIEIFIAMIVVYITIMIGYGMIYFILSLEGIVLVEHGELRQVSIIGSLIHSVYFSGVTLLTIGYGDIIPIGIGRLIAVSQALIGYILPAAFVLKVVQIGSRSRDK
- a CDS encoding MDR family MFS transporter, with translation MSWITWDRNLKIRLLGETLFNMLFWMYFPFLTIYFSESIGVVEAGFMMTAPAIISIFGGMIGGYFADEYGRRNIMILGSFMQAMFFALFALSVSPWIDYIAFVGISLGKAFYRPASSAMVADLVSEKERRNVFATFASANNIGAIFGPFLGAVLFFQYRTELLWSCTFIASLYFGIILLLMRETMLIQNSKKKTTALSVIKDQWKSYFHILKDKVYLYYIVGGMFITISIIQLDLYLALYVKNYVPAQQLFSIGDWSFSLNSEQIFGWMIGLNGLLFVLLVIPITKRINGWSDRNALVLAASLSGIGMFSVGLSTNIWLLFILTVIFTIGEIIHGPVVQNFVVSYAPKSAIGQYIGASDLQYSFGRFIAPFTVILSSVFPPMFIFGFILLCACISTLFYIRMFNFIDKEEIGI
- a CDS encoding ABC transporter ATP-binding protein translates to MSSIKQYMEFVKPYKWKIVLTLIIGVMKFGIPLLMPLILKYVIDDIISVEGLTQSERITQLFWVMGISFVVFLILRPPIEYVRQYLAQWVGNKILFDIRDKLFDHLQKLSLKFYSQTKTGEIISRVIHDVEQTKNFVITGLMNIWLDLTTILIAIVIMLTMNVQLTIVSIILFPLFGFAVKYFFGRLRKLTRERSQALAEVQGHLHERVQGVPVTRSFALEDYEQAQFDKRNSNFLDKALRHTDWNARTFAVTNTITDLAPLLVIAFAGYQVITGVVTLGTMVAFVGYMERVYSPLRRLINSSTTLVQAIASIDRVFELMNEKYDISDKQDAVDPGRLSGEVEFERVSFQYDEEELPVLKDVTLHVDKGETVAFVGMSGGGKSTLISLIPRFYDVTGGSVKVDGKDIRDYQSRSLRDNIGMVLQDNILFSESIEMNIRMGNPEATDEEVVQAAKAANAHQFIESLPQGYATMVGERGVKLSGGQKQRIAIARVFLKNPPILIFDEATSALDLESEHLIQETMERLASDRTTFIVAHRLATITHANRIVVVEDGQIIESGSHEELMKLQGHYYDLYQIQHLEEDN
- the bcp gene encoding thioredoxin-dependent thiol peroxidase, which translates into the protein MSVEIGSKVNDFSLPNQNGENISLSDYKGKYVVLYFYPKDMTPGCTTEACDFRDNHESFKELDAVILGVSPDPEARHQKFIDKHELPFNLLSDEDHQLAEQFDVWKLKKNFGKEYYGIERSTFIIDKEGNLIKEYRKVRVKDHVSNALAYIKAMKEDE
- a CDS encoding cob(I)yrinic acid a,c-diamide adenosyltransferase, which produces MRIYTRSGDKGLTSLVYGQRVPKNHMRVEAYGTCDEANSAIGLAVSALGNEEWEGRQDFLDQLHRVQTILFHVGAELSTPKDKEVYWKLKQSHIVEMEKQIDIWDEELDPLNNFILPSGHIASSALHSARTIVRRAERLVVGLDEEIENKLVLSYLNRLSDFLFVAARYINKKLGEQELGLHVDLTSM